In Vigna unguiculata cultivar IT97K-499-35 chromosome 3, ASM411807v1, whole genome shotgun sequence, a single genomic region encodes these proteins:
- the LOC114179126 gene encoding uncharacterized protein At3g17950, translating to MLDPATELLPPPSSPTNSSISSSDLDTESTGSFFHDRSTTLGTLMGVSFPAITFRASDSHPHSTISAAAAAVGGPQRAAESKKKKAIVAAERRRKWWWLCRDGDARPASLGEFLEVERRCGDGAFYGAAAELEGMVMDSPRNHGRALFSDGRVLPPSGVDDGASTAGSLCSRFPVLLTGICSGGAG from the exons ATGCTAGATCCGGCCACTGAACTGCTGCCACCACCATCTTCACCCACCAATTCATCCATTTCCTCCTCTGATCTTGACACCGAG TCTACGGGATCCTTCTTCCATGACAGAAGCACCACACTGGGCACTCTTATGGGTGTGAGCTTCCCGGCTATTACCTTCAGAGCCTCCGACAGCCACCCACATTCAACCATCTCCGCCGCTGCCGCCGCTGTGGGTGGCCCCCAGAGGGCTGCAGAGTCTAAGAAGAAGAAGGCCATCGTGGCTGCGGAGCGGCGGCGGAAGTGGTGGTGGCTGTGCAGGGACGGCGACGCGAGGCCGGCTTCTCTCGGTGAGTTTCTCGAGGTGGAACGGCGGTGCGGCGACGGCGCGTTTTATGGTGCGGCGGCGGAACTTGAAGGAATGGTGATGGATTCGCCAAGGAACCACGGCCGGGCTTTGTTTTCCGACGGGAGGGTTCTTCCTCCGTCGGGCGTTGACGACGGAGCATCGACGGCGGGAAGTCTTTGCAGTAGATTCCCAGTTTTACTCACCGGGATCTGTAGCGGCGGCGCTGGATAA
- the LOC114177745 gene encoding uncharacterized protein LOC114177745, whose translation MGNAASCTPSLSANGVFKVLFLDGRLESYTKPIRAAELMLEYPGHFVCDSTYLKVGHRIQGLLADEELQRRKFYFLLPMELLYSVLTHEEMSSLNYKASRATKHASFNNLAKIFPVFGEFCMFPSELKRLEAANQVVREPEPVERYSKQRSWRPALETIDETP comes from the coding sequence ATGGGCAACGCAGCTTCTTGCACACCTTCCTTATCAGCCAATGGGGTCTTCAAGGTGTTGTTCTTGGATGGGAGGTTAGAGTCCTACACAAAACCAATCAGAGCTGCAGAACTCATGCTAGAATACCCTGGACACTTTGTTTGTGACTCTACCTACCTCAAAGTGGGACACCGCATTCAAGGGCTCCTAGCCGATGAGGAACTCCAAAGGCGCAAATTTTACTTCCTTCTACCAATGGAACTTCTCTACTCTGTTCTAACCCATGAAGAAATGAGCTCTCTTAACTACAAAGCATCAAGAGCAACCAAGCATGCAAGTTTTAACAACTTGGCAAAGATTTTTCCAGTTTTCGGTGAATTTTGCATGTTCCCTTCGGAGCTTAAGAGATTAGAAGCTGCGAATCAGGTGGTGAGGGAGCCAGAACCAGTTGAAAGGTACTCCAAACAGAGATCTTGGAGACCGGCGCTGGAAACCATTGATGAAACTCCATGA
- the LOC114176434 gene encoding ABC transporter I family member 17, with protein sequence MSFLLDDCREHLLEVDSNAKPKFKITNLTRVSHDGVSILKGINLDIPKGVVVGVIGPSGSGKSTLLRALNRLWEPPSASVFLDGQDISHLDVLSLRRKVGMLFQLPALFQGTAADNVRYGPGLRGKKLTDDEVRKLLAMADLDASFMDKSGAELSVGQAQRVALARTLANSPEVLLLDEPTSALDPISTENIEDALMKLNKNRGMTVIMVSHSIKQIQRIADIVCLLVDGEIVEVLKPDKLSEAKHPMARRFLELSS encoded by the exons ATGTCTTTTCTCCTAG ATGATTGCAGGGAACACTTATTGGAAGTGGATTCAAATGCCAAACCCAAATTCAAGATAACCAATCTCACCAGAGTTTCCCACGACGGAGTTTCAATCCTCAAAGGCATCAACCTTGACATCCCAAAGGGTGTCGTCGTTGGGGTCATAGGCCCCAGCGGCAGCGGCAAGTCAACGCTCTTAAGAGCCCTGAACCGCCTCTGGGAACCGCCCTCCGCCTCCGTCTTCCTCGACGGCCAAGACATCTCCCATCTCGACGTTCTCTCCCTCCGCCGGAAAGTTGGCATGCTTTTTCAACTCCCTGCCCTCTTTCAAG GCACAGCTGCTGATAATGTGAGGTATGGACCAGGGCTTAGAGGGAAAAAGCTAACCGATGATGAGGTGCGCAAGTTGCTGGCAATGGCGGACTTAGATGCTTCTTTCATGGATAAGTCCGGGGCTGAACTCTCTGTGGGTCAAGCTCAAAGGGTTGCACTTGCTAGGACTTTGGCCAATTCACCAGAG GTTTTGTTGTTGGATGAGCCTACTAGTGCGTTGGATCCTATATCCACAGAAAACATAGAGGATGCCCTGATGAAGCTGAACAAGAACAGGGGCATGACAGTGATCATGGTCTCTCATAGCATCAAACAGATCCAGAGAATCGCAGACATAGTGTGCCTGCTTGTTGATGGTGAAATTGTTGAAGTTCTGAAGCCTGATAAACTCTCTGAGGCCAAGCATCCCATGGCTCGAAGGTTTCTTGAACTCAGTTCTTAG
- the LOC114176745 gene encoding protection of telomeres protein 1b-like, with the protein MSNRKRIKLGLTYSSLRDVSKSVNQKVNVIGVVLETSFAKETTGTDECCILRIIDDTHHDVSMSVNVFSENIQRLPLVAALGDVIQLIDFVVNLHNGEVNIVYKKSSSSFALYKGKDGDDLDPYQVSSRFYLRRKDKMLIDRMRKWLINFKLVEDSSKFPMFREFKEDTYINLACKIIYHNETANDELFIFAWDGSDLQPNVIRSNLEDELKHSLPLQLEHLPLPRGILCTFPTMGSIIRITFEQGIHKSHLHLLCVGQWVKFTNLRLKVDDGLWHGIFTLTTKVRYVQNEDQLILERQRLSDERLSLISQRMHDLSFPQPLSITVNYYNRMTPVTLMSVLTHSEVTAIFKCVVRVVAATPYQAELLCSPTTGRYNMRLTLEDSTARIHAYVSDEDGETLFDGYPGPEKVRMKLKKLLGTSDSDGSNDGVKGALRNPPWVCICLKSYYLSKDDIWGSRNFRVFGTKIMEDSS; encoded by the exons ATGAGTAATAGAAAGAGGATCAAGTTGGGTTTGACGTACTCGTCACTGCGAGATGTTTCTAAATCTGTGAATCAGAAAGTAAATGTGATCGGCGTCGTTCTTGAAACGTCGTTCGCAAAGGAAACGACGGGCACGG ATGAGTGTTGTATCCTCAGAATCATCGATGATACACATCATGACGTGAGCATGTCGGTTAAtgttttttcagaaaatattcAAAGACTTCCCCTTGTTGCCGCTCTTGGGGACGTAATTCAGCTGATTGATTTTGTG GTTAACTTACATAACGGGGAAGTAAACATTGTTTACAAAAAGAGTTCATCATCATTTGCTTTGTATAAAGGCAAAGATGGTGATGATTTGGATCCGTATCAAGTTTCGTCGAGATTTTACTTAAGACGTAAAGACAAAATGCTTATTGATAGAATGAGAAAATGGCTGATCAATTTCAAACTTGTTGAAG ATTCCAGTAAATTTCCAATGTTCAGAGAATTTAAGGAAGACACTTATATCAATTTGGCATGCAAG ATCATATACCACAATGAGACTGCCAATGATGAATTGTTTATCTTTGCTTGGGATGGTAGTGATCTTCAACCAAATGTCATACGATCAAA TCTGGAAGATGAACTTAAACATTCACTTCCTTTACAACTTGAACATTTGCCTTTGCCAAGAGGGATTTTGTGTACTTTTCCAACCATGGGATCCATCATCAGAATAACTTTTGAGCAAGGTATTCACAAGAGTCACCTTCACCTCCTATGTGTCGGTCAATGggttaaatttacaaatttgcGTCTCAAGGTGGATGATGGATTGTGGCATGGGATTTTCACTCTTACCACAAAAGTTCGTTATGTACAAAATGAAGATCAACTTATTTTAGAACGCCAAAG GTTGTCTGATGAACGACTATCTTTGATATCACAAAGAATGCATGATTTAAGCTTCCCTCAGCCTTTATCAATTACAG TGAACTATTATAATCGTATGACACCCGTTACCTTAATGAGTGTCCTCACTCATTCGGAG GTGACTGCTATATTTAAGTGTGTTGTTCGAGTGGTAGCTGCAACGCCATATCAAGCTGAACTTCTCTGCTCTCCTACGACCGGAAGATACAACATGCGGCTAACACTGGAGGATTCAACTGCTAGAATCCATGCTTATGTAAGCGATGAGGATGGG GAGACCCTTTTTGATGGTTATCCCGGACCTGAAAAGGTGAGAATGAAGTTGAAAAAGTTACTTGGAACATCGGACAGTGATGGTAGCAATGATGGGGTAAAAGGTGCTCTAAGAAATCCACCTTGGGTTTGTATTTGTCTCAAATCATACTATCTCTCCAAAGATGATATCTGGGGCAGTAGAAACTTCAGAGTATTTGGCACCAAAATTATGGAAGATTCATCGTAG
- the LOC114178288 gene encoding ERAD-associated E3 ubiquitin-protein ligase component HRD3A, with protein sequence MPRPKWLFLSLALSFSLLTLSLSVAARQFVLVLSQEDFKDDPGAEPDSSAEWDELGDGDAHKSEEDLDPGSWRPIFEPPTGDPQPLSESDAAYYSAVDKLMSGNPALIEEGAAEIAAAAETGHPASQSVLGFLWEMGLLRERSKGKAFLYHHFAAEGGIMQSKMALAYKYTRQDMFDKAVNLYAELAEVAVNNFLISKDSPVIEPVRLHNGAEENKEALRKSKGEEDEDFQILEYQAQKGNAAAMYKVGLFYYFGLRGLRRDHSKALSWFLKAVEKGEPRSMELLGEIYARGAGVERNYTKAFEWLTLASRHQLYSAYNGMGYLYVKGYGVDQKNYTKAKEYFEKAAENDEVGGHYNLGVMYLKGIGVKRDVKLACKFFVVAANNGQPKAFYQLAKIFHNGVGFKKNIHLATALYKLVAERGPWSSLSRWALESYLKGDLGKAFMLYSRMAEMGYEVAQSNAAWILDKYGERSMCMGESGFCTDAERHQRAHSLWWQASEQGNEHAALLIGDAYYYGRGTARDYERAAEAYQHAKSQSNAQAMFNLGYMHEHGQGLPFDLHLAKRYYDEALDHDRAAKLPVTLALSSLWIRKNYADSFMVHVIDSLPELYPKLEAWVENVLMEEGNATILTLFACLITVLYLRERQRRQAGVAAGEVAQPNHPNELGVPAL encoded by the exons ATGCCTCGCCCCAAGTGGTTGTTCCTCTCTCTCGcgctctctttctctctcctcactctctctctctccgtcGCTGCACGCCAATTCGTGCTCGTGCTCTCTCAGGAAGACTTCAAGGACGACCCGGGCGCCGAACCCGATTCCTCCGCCGAGTGGGACGAGCTCGGCGATGGAGACGCCCACAAATCTGAGGAGGACCTCGACCCTGGCTCATGGCGCCCCATCTTCGAGCCCCCCACCGGAGACCCCCAGCCTCTCTCAGAATCCGACGCCGCCTACTACTCCGCCGTCGACAAGCTCATGTCAGGTAACCCCGCCCTCATTGAGGAAGGCGCCGCAGAGATCGCTGCCGCGGCCGAGACCGGCCATCCCGCCTCGCAATCGGTTCTAGGGTTTTTGTGGGAAATGGGGCTTTTGAGAGAGCGAAGCAAGGGGAAGGCGTTTTTGTATCACCACTTCGCCGCCGAGGGCGGCATCATGCAGTCCAAGATGGCTTTGGCTTATAAGTACACGCGTCAAGAT ATGTTTGACAAAGCTGTTAATCTGTATGCTGAATTAGCTGAAGTGGCTGTGAATAATTTTCTGATTTCGAAAGATTCTCCTGTGATTGAACCGGTTAGGCTCCACAATGGGGCTGAGGAGAACAAGGAGGCTCTGAGAAAATCAAAGGGGGAAGAGGATGAGGACTTTCAGATACTGGAGTATCAAGCCCAGAAGGGGAATGCTGCTGCCATGTACAAAGTTGGCCTCTTTTACTACTTTGGCCTCAGGGGATTGAGGCGTGATCATTCCAAGGCGCTGTCATGGTTTTTGAAGGCTGTGGAGAAGGGAGAGCCCCGATCTATGGAGCTTCTTGGAGAGATCTATGCTAGGGGAGCAGGTGTTGAGAGAAACTACACCAAAGCGTTTGAGTGGCTCACGCTTGCTTCCAGGCACCAGCTGTATTCTGCTTATAATGGGATGGGATATTTGTATGTCAAAGGCTATGGAGTTGACCAGAAGAATTACACTAAA GCAAAGGAGTATTTTGAAAAGGCTGCAGAGAATGACGAGGTTGGGGGGCACTATAACTTGGGTGTCATGTATCTCAAGGGGATTGGAGTTAAGAGGGATGTTAAGCTGGCTTGCAAGTTCTTTGTGGTGGCTGCTAACAATGGTCAACCAAAAGCGTTCTACCAGTTGGCTAAGATTTTCCACAATGGTGTTGGGTTCAAGAAGAATATTCACTTG gcTACTGCACTGTACAAACTAGTTGCAGAGCGGGGTCCCTGGAGTTCTTTGTCTAGATGGGCTCTAGAGTCATACTTAAAAGGTGATCTTGGCAAAGCATTTATGTTGTATTCAAGAATGGCTGAGATGGGGTATGAGGTGGCACAAAGTAATGCTGCTTGGATTCTTGACAAATATGGGGAACGTAGCATGTGCATGGGTGAATCTGGATTTTGCACTGATGCAGAAAGGCATCAGAGGGCACATTCTCTGTGGTGGCAAGCTTCTGAGCAGGGTAATGAACATGCTGCTTTACTCATTGGAGATGCATATTACTATGGTCGG GGTACGGCCAGGGATTATGAGCGAGCTGCTGAAGCTTACCAGCATGCCAAATCACAATCTAATGCACAAGCCATGTTCAATCTTGGATACATGCATGAGCATGGCCAAGGACTTCCATTTGACCTTCATCTAGCCAAGCGTTACTATGATGAAGCTCTGGATCATGATCGTGCAGCGAAGCTGCCAGTTACACTGGCTCTTTCAAGCTTATGGATTCGTAAGAACTATGCTGACAGTTTCATG GTCCACGTGATTGATTCATTGCCAGAACTGTATCCAAAATTAGAAGCTTGGGTGGAGAATGTGCTGATGGAGGAGGGAAATGCTACGATTTTGACCCTCTTTGCATGCCTCATAACTGTGCTATATCTCCGCGAGAGGCAACGAAGGCAAGCTGGTGTTGCAGCTGGAGAGGTGGCTCAACCAAATCACCCCAACGAGCTTGGTGTACCTGCACTCTAG
- the LOC114177744 gene encoding uncharacterized protein LOC114177744: protein MAYVAYGNANCNSLFQKFARIHVGISALPFFQLGVNSCTVFNRGTVIPLCLNRKRSFALSENRFNCKLPKKERFSILTSRNSSNPSGSTDENSKETEKTPFGYTRKDVLLIGLGITLLGIGLKSGLEFAGVDSLQAGNVVQLVLVLGLTVGWIFTYVFRVSNKEMTYAQQLRDYESKVMEKRLESLTEAELQALLEEVEEEKRR, encoded by the exons ATGGCTTATGTTGCGTATGGAAATGCAAATTGCAACTCTTTATTCCAAAAATTTGCGAGAATCCATGTTGGTATTTCTGCTTTGCCATTCTTCCAGCTGGGGGTAAACTCTTGTACAGTTTTTAACAGAG GAACAGTAATTCCCCTGTGCTTAAACCGAAAGAGGAGTTTTGCTCTGTCAGAGAATAGATTTAATTGCAAGTTGCCAAAGAAAGAGAGATTCTCTATCCTTACAAGTAGAAATTCTTCCAACCCTAGTGGAAGTACGGATGAAAACTCTAAGGAGACAGAG AAGACACCATTTGGATATACAAGGAAAGATGTTCTGTTAATTGGACTTGGGATTACTTTACTTGGCATTGGCTTAAAAAGTGGATTAGAG TTTGCTGGAGTTGATTCACTACAAGCAGGAAATGTGGTTCAGCTAGTGCTGGTTTTGGGCCTCACAGTTGGGTGGATCTTCACATATGTGTTCAGAGTTTCAAACAAGGAAATGACATATGCACAACAACTACGTGACTATGAAAGCAAAGTAATGGAG AAGCGGTTAGAGTCCCTAACAGAAGCAGAGCTACAAGCACTCCTTGAAGAAGTTGAGGAAGAGAAGAGACGCTAG
- the LOC114176744 gene encoding uncharacterized protein LOC114176744, translated as MKPAAGKPGFLSNVLVRLLLFGVLIVILRFSYVVTLAGESCALGGFCFFSPSLNLAIAGTRSGSLNARSAVTESERYASKDWISGVQFYSSVFQNLIAGGFLSPASMSLCVETSTGRDVLALREVGITNAVGISKKASPPLVKYGEARRIPFANGTFDFVFVGEGALERSPRAAVFAAEVARTLKLKGFAAFHVKANDTYSFNSFVDLFSFCCNVVKINNVLGFDSSMPHIKELIVKKERHEIGSDSYSSSKGKCSAPDYKKQLVRNAEALIEEEPLKPWIILKRNVKNIRYLSSMVDISFKGRYVYVDVGARSYGSSIGSWFRKQYPKQNKTFHVYAIEADKAFHQEYGSKKGVTLLPYAAWVRNESLVFEINRGPGENVQGKGRGMGRIQPLQSSGVFDGGDVEKIPGFDFADWLKNTVSKNDFVVMKMDVEGTEFDLIPRLFETGAICLVDEIFLECHYNRWQRCCPGQRSPKYDKTYDQCLQLFTSLRQSGVLVHQWF; from the coding sequence ATGAAGCCTGCCGCAGGGAAGCCTGGTTTTCTCAGCAATGTACTTGTACGATTACTCCTCTTCGGTGTTTTAATCGTCATCTTACGCTTCTCTTACGTCGTCACCCTCGCCGGGGAGTCCTGCGCTCTCGGCGGCTTCTGCTTTTTCTCACCGTCGCTCAATCTTGCCATCGCGGGAACCAGGTCCGGCTCTCTCAACGCCCGAAGCGCCGTGACGGAATCGGAGCGCTACGCCAGCAAGGACTGGATCAGCGGCGTTCAGTTCTATTCTTCCGTGTTCCAGAACCTCATCGCAGGCGGCTTCCTCTCGCCGGCGTCGATGTCGCTTTGTGTGGAGACGTCCACCGGCCGCGATGTCCTCGCGCTGCGGGAGGTCGGCATAACCAACGCCGTAGGGATCTCGAAGAAGGCGTCGCCGCCGCTGGTGAAGTACGGTGAGGCTCGCCGGATTCCGTTCGCGAACGGCACGTTCGACTTTGTGTTCGTCGGAGAGGGCGCGCTCGAGAGATCTCCTAGGGCGGCAGTGTTCGCAGCGGAAGTTGCGCGGACGCTCAAACTTAAAGGGTTTGCCGCGTTCCATGTAAAAGCCAATGACACTTACAGTTTTAATTCATTCGTTGATTTGTTCAGTTTTTGTTGCAATGTGGTGAAAATAAACAACGTGttaggatttgattcatcgATGCCTCACATTAAAGAGCTCATTGTGAAGAAAGAGCGTCATGAAATCGGTTCCGATTCCTATTCCAGTTCCAAAGGAAAATGCTCTGCTCCAGACTACAAAAAACAATTGGTTAGAAACGCTGAGGCTCTAATTGAAGAGGAGCCACTGAAGCCATGGATCATTCTCAAGAGAAACGTGAAGAACATACGGTACCTTTCTTCAATGGTTGATATAAGTTTTAAGGGTAGGTATGTGTATGTTGACGTCGGAGCTAGAAGCTATGGTTCTAGTATTGGAAGTTGGTTTAGGAAACAGTACCCGAAACAGAACAAGACCTTTCATGTGTATGCAATTGAGGCTGATAAAGCGTTTCATCAAGAGTATGGCTCGAAAAAAGGGGTTACTCTGTTGCCTTACGCTGCATGGGTGAGGAATGAAAGTTTGGTGTTTGAGATTAACCGTGGCCCTGGGGAGAATGTTCAGGGTAAGGGCAGGGGAATGGGGAGGATTCAACCATTGCAGTCTTCAGGTGTTTTTGATGGTGGTGACGTTGAGAAGATTCCAGGATTTGATTTTGCTGACTGGTTGAAGAACACAGTTTCGAAGAATGATTTTGTTGTGATGAAGATGGATGTGGAGGGTACTGAATTTGATTTGATTCCCAGGTTATTTGAAACTGGGGCTATATGTTTGGTGGATGAGATTTTTCTTGAGTGCCATTACAATAGGTGGCAGAGGTGTTGCCCTGGACAGAGGAGTCCCAAGTATGATAAAACTTATGATCAGTGCTTGCAGCTCTTCACTTCTCTCAGACAAAGTGGGGTCCTTGTTCATCAATGGTTTTAA